In a single window of the Prochlorococcus marinus str. AS9601 genome:
- a CDS encoding phycobiliprotein lyase — MTKNLTIINQFIDKSIGEWKSIRSTHTLAFQEFENSTSKIYIKHINKKNKKVVEIFKNYKFSLNLESIAISINWQAISDWDNHDIREGDETILIFLPKDENSGIVLRNKGYTESFISSSNYFVDEQNNLHIKTIYKSTVSEERISFLSTHVRSRFSTIRNLENNSVIQTSHTSEIRNLTSLKD; from the coding sequence TTGACGAAGAATCTAACAATAATTAATCAATTCATTGATAAAAGTATAGGAGAGTGGAAATCTATTAGAAGTACGCACACTTTAGCTTTTCAGGAATTTGAAAACTCAACTAGTAAAATATATATAAAACATATCAACAAAAAAAATAAAAAAGTCGTTGAAATTTTTAAAAATTATAAATTTAGTTTAAACCTAGAGAGCATAGCCATTTCTATAAACTGGCAAGCTATTAGCGATTGGGACAATCATGATATCCGTGAGGGAGATGAAACTATTCTGATTTTTTTACCCAAAGATGAAAATTCAGGAATTGTTTTAAGAAATAAAGGTTATACAGAATCCTTTATTTCATCATCCAATTATTTTGTTGATGAACAAAATAATTTACACATTAAAACTATTTATAAATCAACAGTTTCCGAAGAAAGAATTTCCTTTTTGTCCACTCATGTAAGATCCAGATTTTCTACCATTCGAAATCTAGAAAATAACTCAGTAATACAAACGTCACATACTTCAGAGATAAGGAATTTAACTAGTTTAAAAGATTAA